A window of Acidimicrobiales bacterium genomic DNA:
GAGAGCTTCTCTCCAAGCTGGTGGCCGGGGCCGACGTGTTCCTCACCAACTTCCTGCCCGACGCCCGTCGCCGGTTGTGCATCGAGGTCGAGGACATCCGTGCCGTCAACCCCGACATCGTCTACGTGCGGGGCAGTGGCAACGGGGTGCGGGGGCCCGACGCCCCCAAGGGCGGCTACGACGCGACGTCGTACTGGGCCCGCAGCGGGGTGGCCTCGCTGGTGTCCCAGGGCGACGAGTACCCGCGTACCCAGCCGATCGCCTTCGGCGACATCGCCGGCGCGCAGACCATCGCCGGCGGGATCGCCGCCGCCCTCTTCGCCCGGGCGACGACGGGGGAGCCGTCGGTGGTGGACGTCTCGCTGCTGGGCTACGGACTCTGGAACGCGTCGCCGCACATCGTGCTGTCGAAGATGCTCGGCATCCCGGACGTCCCGCGGCGGCCCCGCGACCAGTCGCCCAACCCGATCACCGGCGCCTACAAGACCGCCGACGGTCGCACGTTGCAGCTGGTCATGCTCCAATCGGACCGGTACTGGGCGAAGCTCTGCGAGCTGCTCGACCGCCTGGACCTGGTCGACGACCCCCGGTTCCTCGACGCCCGCGCCCGAGGCGAGAACAGCGCTGCCTGCGTCGCCGAGCTCGATGCCGAGTTCGGGCGGCGGACGGTGGCGGAGTGCGCCGGGATCCTCAGCCGACAGGACGGGCCCTGGGCGGTCCACCAGCGGCCGCTGGACATCTTCGCCGACGAGCAGGTCCAGGCCAACGGGTTCGTGCGCCCGGTCAAGGCCGCCGACGGCTCCGAGTTCGACCTCATCGCCAACCCCGTGCAGTTCGACGAGACTCCCCCGTCGCTGGTGCGGGCGCCGGAGATGGGGGAGCACACCGAGGAGGTCCTCCTCGAGCTGGGCCTCGGCTGGGAGGAGCTCGCCGACCTGAAGGCACGGGAGGTCATCTCGTGAACCTCTCGCTGACCGACGAGCAGCAGGCAGTCCGGGTGATGACCGGGACCTCCACCGTGTCGTCGTTGTTGGCTGCACCCGGGATCAAAACCGGTACAACCCGACGACAGGTGGATGGTCACCTATCCGCGCGTCTCAGGAGACGGTGTGCCAGCTGGTACAGCTGACGTTCGCCTCACACACTCGGGCCCGAATGACGCGCTGAGGATGGTGGCTGCGCGTGCTCTCGCCATTCTGACAGCCATTCGCGTCGGTCAGCGAATACGGGACTATTCCGCCAATGGTCGAAACGTGGTACTCGATACGAACGTAATTCCCGTCGCATTCCTTGTCCTGTACTGACACGCCGTTGTGACCCTGCCAGACAACACCGGAGTCGCTTCCGTGAAAGATCCACATGCTATGGGCGCTTGCTGGTGACACCCAGGCGACCGATAGCGCCACGCCTATGCCAGCGACAGTGAGGACTCGTCCAACGGATCGCCTAATGCTCATGCTACTTCTCCTGGTGAGCTCGCAAGGTGAAGAGGTCACGCCTCTCATTCGTCGGTACCGTATGGACGGCCTGTTAGCGAAGTGCTAGCGAGCCGGTGATGGATCACGCTGCCAAGGAGCTCGACCCAACCCCCGGGACCCGTCGGTCCGAGCCTTATTGCAGGTAGCAGGTGATCGCGTCGATCAGCCCTTTGCGACCTTCCTCGACATCGGTGAACGTCGGCATCTGACCGGTGAGGTAGAGCCCGTGGAGCGCAGCCGGTAGGAGGCTCTGGAGGCGACGGAGCTTCGTGCTCGACGTCACCAGGTCGCGGAACAACGTGTCCCAGCGCGCGCTCCAACCCTCGTCCCAGGCCTTGAGGGTCTCCGCAGTCGCGGGGAACGCCTCGGCCAGGGCGTCGTGATCGCGCGGGAGGGCGAGCCGCAGGTTCATCACGGCTTGCACCGTCGGCTGGTCGTAGGCGGCCCAGATGGCGTTCACCACGGAGGCCACCCGCGGGCGCAGGGCGGCCGAGACCGCCGATCGACGAGGGAACGTCTCCCTGGATTCCTGGTGGGCGTGCTCGAGCAGCGCCGCCCAGACCCCGTCGGTGTCACCGAAGTGGTGCTGGACGGTGCCCCACGTGACGCCGGCCTCGCGGGCGATGAGGTTCACGTTCGCCGACTCGGGACCGCGCTCGGCGAGGCAGCGTATGGCGACGTCGAGGATGAGTCGACGCGATTCGAGCCCGCGTCGGTTCAGCCGCGTGCCCTGAGCGCTGTAACCCACCATGGCAGCCTACGAGGCCCCGAAACCCACGTCGGACCGGGTGGCGCTCAACCGGGTGCGGTTCACCTTGCCGGCGTCGGTCCGCTCCAGCTTCGGGACGACCTCGTAGGTCTTCGGGACCTTGTAGGCGGCCAGCCGTGCCTTGCACCAGGTGCGGAGGTCGTCGACTGCCGGTGGGTGGTTCGGGTCGGCGGGCTCGACGATCGCGTGCACCCGCCGGCCCCACTCAGGGTCGGGCACGCCGACGACCACCTGGTCGCCGACGGCCGGGTGCTCGCTCAGGGCCGTCTCCACCTCCGCGGGGTACACGTTGGCCCCGCCGGTGATGATCAGGTCCTTGCGTCGGTCCGCGATGTAGACGTAGCCGTCGGCGTCGACCCAGCCGAGATCGCCGATGGTGTAGTAGCCGTCGGCGGTCGGCTCGGGGGTCGGTGCCCCGACGTACTCGAACGTGCGCTGGCCGTCGGGCGGGCGCTGGTGGATCTCGCCGATCGTGCCGGCGGGCACCTCGTTGCCGGCCTCGTCGCGGATGCTCACCTCCATCCCGACCGGTCGCCCGGTCGAGCCACGATGGTCGGCCCACTCCTCGCCGGTCATCATGCAGAGCCCGATGTGCTCACTCGAGCCGTAGCTGAACCAGAAGACGTGGGGTGGCACCAGCTCGAGCCATCGGTCGACCACCCACTCCGGGATGCTCGCGCCGCCGTAGACCAGCCGCCGGAGGCTCGCGAAGTTCGCCGGACCGACGTCGTCGAGCTGGGCGATCCGTTGCAGCATGGTGGGCACCATCAGCGTGTAGGTGATCTGCTTCTCCTCGATCACCCGTGCGGCGAGGGCGGCGTCGAACCTCTCCATCACGAAGACCCGTTTGCCTTCGAGGATGCGGGGCGCGACGAACTGGAATCCCGGACCGTGGTAGAGGGGCGAGTTGACCAGGGTTCGCTCCTCCACACCCGCGTCGGCCGAGAGCGCAGCAGCCATGGGATTGTCGTCGACCACGCCTCGGGAGGGATGGAGGATCAGCTTCGGGGTGCCGGTCGAGCCGCCGGACGGCAGCAGGCTGACGTGGGTCGCGACGCGATCGGGGAGGGCGTGATCCGGCAACGAGGTCGTGGCCGCGAGCGCCTGGCGACCGACGACCGGGCCGGGAGCTGCGTGGACGTCCGACACGAGCACCGCAGGGCCGGCCGCGTCGACCAGCCGGTCCATCTCCCATTGGGGCAGGTCGTGGCGTAGCGGGGCCACGACCGCTCCGAGCTTCCAGGCGGCGAGAGATGCGTAGACGTGCTCGACGCACGTCGGCAGCGCCAGGGCGACGACCGAGTCCTGCGTGACACCGAGACCTTCGAGCATCCGGGCGATCTGGTTGGCCCTCGACTCGAGGACGCCCCATGCCATCCCCACCTCGGAACCGTCGCGCCGGACGATCACCAGGTCGATCTCGTCTGGTCGTGACTGGGCGAACTCGGTCGATCGCCGACCGAACGACGTCTCCGTGGGTTCCTGAAGTCTCATAGTTATCTCATCGAGAGTAACCTAGGGAACGATGGTGCACGACATACGGGACGGCCCTCCTGAGGAGTACTGGGAACGGCTGCGGTCGATGATGGGGCCCGACGGCCTGATGACCTACTGGTACCTGGGCAGGGCCTTCAACCAGCACGAGGACCCCGACACGATGCGGTTGCGCAGCGACATGCGGAACGCGACGGGAGGACTCATGGCCGCACCGCTGGCGATCGCCGCTCCGGAGACGGGTGGGTGGCGCGATCGGGACGTGATCCCCGCTCCCGTGGCGTACTCGCTGCACATCGTGGACGACGCGAGCGACGTCGCCGAGATCAGGGTCAGGCGCCACACGGTGCGCCAGGGGCGCAAGATGGGCTTCAGTCGCTCGGAGATCTTCGATGCGGCGGATCCGCAGCGCCTCATCGCCGTCACGACCGGCATCGGGATCACGCTGGGCGATGCACCGCCGGACTTCCGGCCCATCGACCTGCCGCCGGAGCTCCCCGGTGTCGACGACCTCCCGGCGCTGCACGTCGTCTTCGGCGCCTACCGGGACGCCGACGGCTGGCGCCTCCCGCCGCTCAGCGCCCGGCACGCGTCGACCTCGGCGTCGCTGCACATCGGCCCCATCCACGTCGTCTTCGAGGCGGCAGCCACGGAGCTCTGCCGCGAGCGGTCGGGCACCG
This region includes:
- a CDS encoding AMP-binding protein, translating into MRLQEPTETSFGRRSTEFAQSRPDEIDLVIVRRDGSEVGMAWGVLESRANQIARMLEGLGVTQDSVVALALPTCVEHVYASLAAWKLGAVVAPLRHDLPQWEMDRLVDAAGPAVLVSDVHAAPGPVVGRQALAATTSLPDHALPDRVATHVSLLPSGGSTGTPKLILHPSRGVVDDNPMAAALSADAGVEERTLVNSPLYHGPGFQFVAPRILEGKRVFVMERFDAALAARVIEEKQITYTLMVPTMLQRIAQLDDVGPANFASLRRLVYGGASIPEWVVDRWLELVPPHVFWFSYGSSEHIGLCMMTGEEWADHRGSTGRPVGMEVSIRDEAGNEVPAGTIGEIHQRPPDGQRTFEYVGAPTPEPTADGYYTIGDLGWVDADGYVYIADRRKDLIITGGANVYPAEVETALSEHPAVGDQVVVGVPDPEWGRRVHAIVEPADPNHPPAVDDLRTWCKARLAAYKVPKTYEVVPKLERTDAGKVNRTRLSATRSDVGFGAS
- a CDS encoding TetR/AcrR family transcriptional regulator, which gives rise to MGYSAQGTRLNRRGLESRRLILDVAIRCLAERGPESANVNLIAREAGVTWGTVQHHFGDTDGVWAALLEHAHQESRETFPRRSAVSAALRPRVASVVNAIWAAYDQPTVQAVMNLRLALPRDHDALAEAFPATAETLKAWDEGWSARWDTLFRDLVTSSTKLRRLQSLLPAALHGLYLTGQMPTFTDVEEGRKGLIDAITCYLQ
- a CDS encoding CoA transferase, with translation MTDRPMTGVRVIEVAAWTFVPAAGAVLADWGADVVKIEHPLHGDPQRGLAAGGIVPDSAVNFIIEIPNRGKRSVGVDLATDGGRELLSKLVAGADVFLTNFLPDARRRLCIEVEDIRAVNPDIVYVRGSGNGVRGPDAPKGGYDATSYWARSGVASLVSQGDEYPRTQPIAFGDIAGAQTIAGGIAAALFARATTGEPSVVDVSLLGYGLWNASPHIVLSKMLGIPDVPRRPRDQSPNPITGAYKTADGRTLQLVMLQSDRYWAKLCELLDRLDLVDDPRFLDARARGENSAACVAELDAEFGRRTVAECAGILSRQDGPWAVHQRPLDIFADEQVQANGFVRPVKAADGSEFDLIANPVQFDETPPSLVRAPEMGEHTEEVLLELGLGWEELADLKAREVIS